In Mytilus edulis chromosome 4, xbMytEdul2.2, whole genome shotgun sequence, the following proteins share a genomic window:
- the LOC139521275 gene encoding uncharacterized protein — protein sequence MSEYSFDTKTVTVLNSLLEVVRDLQHRFEKFEKQIEKITEIQSTVNSLALRVDDIENNVESVMKRSNEMETSAENMGHLMHKVVDRCRENISNITSLKTAELRQKDRTDNVDFRLSNTEDDVIGLKWRSMKTNLIFTGIQFHSEENTEDTLNSFIKRKLNIDKKINFVTVHRFGKNGRGGNRPILAKFISTKDKEIVLKNGFKLKGTHFGVQEQFPKEIEQKRKMLYPVAKQAKREKRKVLLVRDNLYIDGNLYKPNMESSRSGNEKLQYACADSIMNLQNTQQYCNKRLTPSHESESIHLLTNVCCT from the coding sequence atgtctgaatatagTTTTGATACCAAAACTGTTACGGTTCTAAACAGTTTATTAGAAGTTGTTCGCGATCTTCAGCATCGATTCGAGAAATTTGAAAAGCAAATTGAGAAAATTACTGAAATACAAAGCACAGTTAACTCACTTGCCCTTAGAGTCGATGATATAGAAAATAATGTAGAGTCTGTCATGAAAAGGAGCAATGAAATGGAAACGAGCGCCGAAAACATGGGTCACTTAATGCACAAAGTGGTGGATAGGTGTagagaaaacatttcaaacataACAAGTTTAAAAACTGCAGAATTGCGACAGAAAGATCGTACTGACAACGTAGATTTCAGATTGAGTAACACTGAAGATGATGTTATTGGGCTAAAGTGGCGCTCTATGAAAACCAACCTAATCTTTACTGGAATTCAATTTCACTCAGAAGAAAACACAGAAGATACACTTAATTCCTTTATTAAACGAAAGTTAAACATcgacaaaaaaatcaacttcgTAACAGTCCACAGATTCGGGAAAAATGGTCGCGGAGGTAATCGTCCAATTTTGGCAAAATTCATTTCAACTAAGGACAAagaaattgtattaaaaaatggATTCAAATTAAAAGGGACACATTTTGGAGTACAAGAACAATTTCCAAAGGAAAtagaacaaaaaagaaaaatgttatacCCGGTGGCCAAACAGGCCAAAAGAGAAAAGAGGAAAGTACTGTTGGTTAGAGACAATCTGTATATCGATGGTAACCTATACAAACCGAATATGGAATCATCTAGATCTGGAAACGAAAAACTACAATACGCATGTGCCGATAGTATCATGAATCTGCAAAATACACAACAATACTGTAACAAAAGACTAACACCAAGTCATGAATCTGAATCTATACACCTCTTAACTAACGTGTGCTGTACATGA